A region of Thermosinus carboxydivorans Nor1 DNA encodes the following proteins:
- a CDS encoding ACT domain-containing protein: MKHKVSILLERQDDSLVRLTGLLYRKGYVIESLSSGPTEEQGRIRVTAVISGIQKTPRLLMSQVAKLFDVISVDVWEDNSSVQTN, translated from the coding sequence ATGAAACACAAGGTTTCCATCTTACTCGAGCGGCAGGATGATTCGCTGGTGCGGCTGACAGGACTTCTGTATCGGAAGGGCTATGTGATTGAAAGCCTTTCATCAGGGCCAACCGAGGAACAAGGGCGTATTCGGGTTACGGCCGTTATTTCCGGTATTCAGAAAACGCCCCGCCTGCTGATGAGTCAAGTCGCGAAACTGTTTGACGTGATAAGCGTGGATGTGTGGGAAGATAACAGCAGCGTCCAAACCA